The following proteins are co-located in the Methylomonas sp. 11b genome:
- a CDS encoding CcdB family protein: MARFDVYRNSSTTSDDVPYLLDVQSDVLNSLESRVVVPLRRLDRFPAVKLPTNLSPIVVVDGLECVLETPKLAAVPARILKSPIMSLEAQRFEIGAALDFLFQGF, from the coding sequence ATGGCGCGTTTCGATGTTTACCGCAATAGCAGTACAACGTCTGACGACGTACCGTATCTGCTGGATGTGCAAAGCGATGTCTTGAATTCTTTGGAGAGTCGAGTCGTCGTACCGCTGCGCCGGCTTGATCGCTTTCCGGCAGTCAAATTACCCACTAATTTGAGCCCGATTGTGGTGGTCGATGGTCTTGAGTGTGTGTTGGAAACGCCGAAATTGGCAGCTGTTCCGGCTCGGATTTTGAAATCACCGATTATGTCGTTGGAAGCGCAGCGGTTTGAGATAGGGGCCGCGTTGGATTTTTTGTTTCAGGGGTTTTGA